Proteins encoded together in one Lathyrus oleraceus cultivar Zhongwan6 chromosome 5, CAAS_Psat_ZW6_1.0, whole genome shotgun sequence window:
- the LOC127085270 gene encoding oxygen-evolving enhancer protein 2, chloroplastic, whose amino-acid sequence MASTQCFLHHQYAITTPTRTLSQRQVVTTKPNHIVCKAQKQDDVVDAVVSRRLALSVLIGAAAVGSKVSPADAAYGEAANVFGKAKTNTDYLPYNGDGFKLLVPAKWNPSKEREFPGQVLRYEDNFDATSNVSVLVQTTDKKSITDYGSPEEFLSKVDYLLGKQAFFGQTDSEGGFDTNAVAVANILESSAPVIGGKQYYNISVLTRTADGDEGGKHQLITATVKDGKLYICKAQAGDKRWFKGARKFVEDTASSFSVA is encoded by the exons ATGGCATCTACACAATGTTTCTTGCACCACCAATATGCTATTACAACTCCAACTAGAACCTTATCTCAACGCCAAGTAGTTACCACCAAACCAAACCATATTGTTTGCAAGGCACAGAAACAagatgatgttgttgatgctgtTGTGTCTCGTAGGTTAGCACTTTCTGTTCTCATTGGTGCTGCTGCTGTTGGCTCCAAGGTTTCACCTGCAGATGCTGCTTATGGAGAAGCTG CTAATGTGTTTGGAAAGGCAAAGACAAACACAGATTACTTGCCATACAATGGAGATGGATTCAAGCTGCTGGTGCCAGCAAAATGGAATCCAAGCAAAGAGAGAGAGTTCCCTGGTCAGGTTCTTAGATATGAGGATAATTTTGATGCAACAAGCAATGTTTCGGTTTTAGTCCAAACAACTGATAAGAAGTCCATCACTGACTATGGTTCACCTGAAGAGTTCCTATCTAAG GTGGACTATTTGCTTGGAAAACAAGCCTTCTTTGGACAAACTGATTCAGAG GGAGGTTTCGATACAAATGCTGTAGCTGTTGCAAACATCTTAGAGAGCTCAGCACCAGTGATTGGTGGAAAACAGTATTACAACATTTCGGTATTGACAAGGACTGCTGATGGAGATGAAGGTGGAAAGCATCAGCTGATTACAGCAACTGTAAAGGATGGAAAATTATACATCTGCAAGGCTCAAGCTGGTGACAAGAGGTGGTTTAAGGGAGCAAGAAAGTTTGTGGAGGACACTGCAAGTTCTTTCAGTGTTGCCTAA